In the Oryzias latipes chromosome 23, ASM223467v1 genome, one interval contains:
- the itfg2 gene encoding KICSTOR complex protein ITFG2 isoform X1 produces MMRSLNFVHRISLDFTGTIFPHAICLGDADNDSLNELVIGDNSGKLLVYKNDDSKPWITRTCVGMLTCVAIGDVCNRGKNLVVAMTAEGWFHLFDLTAASVGKSDSSSQHEFLSSDEQRPFFTQHIPANTKVILISDIDGDGRCELVVGYTDRVVRAFRWEEPSDGADAASGQLVLLKKWLLEAQVDSLSVNPGPEGLPELMVSQPGCGYAILLCTWTQQDSTESEDEDPASPGSEGPSRDVLLHLTTGRIHNKNVSTHLIGNISKGSKEESSKCGLFALCTLDGTLKLMDSSEQLLWSVQVDHQLFALQKLDVTGDGREEVVACAWDGQTYIIDHNRTVVRFQFEENVNAFCAGQYTCKEGKNSPCLVYVSFNQKIYIYWKVELERMESTNLIRVLEETADFKNHLKALGVDAEDSAAVKDLVASALYHHASQ; encoded by the exons ATGATGCGGTCCTTAAACTTTGTCCACCGAATCAGTCTGGACTTCACCGGAACCATTTTCCCTCATGCGATCTGTTTGGGAGACGCAGATAACGACTCG CTGAACGAGCTGGTCATTGGAGACAACAGTGGAAAACTGCTGGTCTACAAGAACGATGACTCCAAGCCGTGGATCACCAGAACCTGCGTGGGCATG CTGACTTGCGTTGCCATTGGAGACGTCTGCAACAGGGGGAAG AACCTGGTGGTTGCCATGACCGCAGAAGGATGGTTTCACCTGTTCGACCTGACCGCCGCCTCTGTCGGTAAATCGGATTCCTCCAGCCAACACGAGTTCCTGTCATCTGATGAGCAGAGGCCGTTCTTCACCCAGCACATCCCAGCCAACACCAAAGTCATCCTCATCAGCGACATCG ATGGAGACGGGCGCTGTGAGCTGGTGGTGGGTTACACAGACCGAGTGGTGCGAGCTTTCCGATGGGAGGAGCCATCCGACGGCGCAGATGCTGCATCGggtcagctggttctgctgaagAAGTGGCTGCTGGAAGCGCAG GTGGACAGTCTGTCGGTGAACCCGGGTCCGGAGGGTCTGCCGGAGCTGATGGTGTCTCAGCCGGGCTGCGGGTACGCCATCCTGCTGTGCACCTGGACCCAGCAGGACTCCACAGAGTCCGAGGACGAGGACCCGGCCTCGCCCGGCAG CGAGGGCCCGTCCAGAGACGTCCTTCTTCATCTGACCACCGGGCGGATCCACAACAAGAACGTCTCCACCCACCTGATCGGAAACATCAGCAAag GTTCAAAGGAGGAATCCTCCAAATGTGGGCTGTTTGCTCTCTGCACTCTGGATG GAACCTTGAAGCTGATGGACAGCTCGGAGCAGCTGCTTTGGTCGGTTCAGGTGGATCATCAGCTCtttgctctgcagaagctggaCGTCACC GGAGACGGCAGGGAGGAGGTGGTGGCGTGCGCGTGGGACGGTCAGACCTACATCATCGACCATAACAGAACCGTGGTGCGCTTCCAGTTCGAGGAGAACGTCAACGCTTTCTGTGCCG GTCAGTACACCTGTAAGGAGGGCAAGAACAGCCCCTGTCTGGTTTATGTGAGCTTCAATCAGAAGATCTACATCTACTGGAAGGTGGAGCTGGAGCGCATGGAGTCCACCAACCTGATCCGAGTTCTGGAGGAGACGGCCGACTTCAAGAACCACCTGAAGGCGCTCGGAGTCG
- the ascl1 gene encoding achaete-scute homolog 1 translates to MDLTAKMEISHQQLIPPACFFSAAAAAAQSMHLSPGGSSSSSISSGKSASKQAKRQRSSSPELLRCKRRLNFAGFGYTLPQQQPHAVARRNERERNRVKLVNNGFATLREHVPNGAANKKMSKVETLRSAVEYIRALQQLLDEHDAVSAAFQAGVLSPTMSQGYSADMNSMTGSPVSSYSSDEGSYDPLSPEEQELLDFTNWF, encoded by the coding sequence ATGGACCTCACAGCCAAAATGGAAATTAGTCACCAGCAGCTGATTCCACCTGCTTGCTTCTTCTCCgctgcagcggcggcggcgcAGAGCATGCACCTGAGCcccggcggcagcagcagcagcagcatcagcagcggGAAGTCTGCATCCAAGCAGGCCAAGCGGCAGCGCTCCTCCTCCCCGGAGCTGCTGCGCTGCAAACGCAGGCTAAATTTCGCGGGTTTCGGCTACACGCtcccgcagcagcagccgcacGCGGTGGCGCGCAGGAACGAGCGCGAGCGCAACCGGGTCAAGCTGGTCAACAACGGCTTCGCCACCCTGCGGGAGCACGTGCCGAACGGCGCCGCCAACAAGAAGATGAGCAAAGTGGAGACGCTGCGCTCCGCCGTGGAGTACATCCGCGCGCTACAGCAGCTGCTGGACGAGCACGACGCCGTGAGCGCCGCCTTCCAGGCCGGCGTGCTGTCGCCCACTATGTCGCAGGGATACTCGGCGGACATGAACTCCATGACAGGCTCCCCCGTGTCCTCCTACTCATCCGATGAAGGCTCCTACGACCCGCTGAGTCCAGAGGAGCAGGAGCTTCTGGACTTCACCAACTGGTTTTGA
- the itfg2 gene encoding KICSTOR complex protein ITFG2 isoform X2: MLTCVAIGDVCNRGKNLVVAMTAEGWFHLFDLTAASVGKSDSSSQHEFLSSDEQRPFFTQHIPANTKVILISDIDGDGRCELVVGYTDRVVRAFRWEEPSDGADAASGQLVLLKKWLLEAQVDSLSVNPGPEGLPELMVSQPGCGYAILLCTWTQQDSTESEDEDPASPGSEGPSRDVLLHLTTGRIHNKNVSTHLIGNISKGSKEESSKCGLFALCTLDGTLKLMDSSEQLLWSVQVDHQLFALQKLDVTGDGREEVVACAWDGQTYIIDHNRTVVRFQFEENVNAFCAGQYTCKEGKNSPCLVYVSFNQKIYIYWKVELERMESTNLIRVLEETADFKNHLKALGVDAEDSAAVKDLVASALYHHASQ, from the exons ATG CTGACTTGCGTTGCCATTGGAGACGTCTGCAACAGGGGGAAG AACCTGGTGGTTGCCATGACCGCAGAAGGATGGTTTCACCTGTTCGACCTGACCGCCGCCTCTGTCGGTAAATCGGATTCCTCCAGCCAACACGAGTTCCTGTCATCTGATGAGCAGAGGCCGTTCTTCACCCAGCACATCCCAGCCAACACCAAAGTCATCCTCATCAGCGACATCG ATGGAGACGGGCGCTGTGAGCTGGTGGTGGGTTACACAGACCGAGTGGTGCGAGCTTTCCGATGGGAGGAGCCATCCGACGGCGCAGATGCTGCATCGggtcagctggttctgctgaagAAGTGGCTGCTGGAAGCGCAG GTGGACAGTCTGTCGGTGAACCCGGGTCCGGAGGGTCTGCCGGAGCTGATGGTGTCTCAGCCGGGCTGCGGGTACGCCATCCTGCTGTGCACCTGGACCCAGCAGGACTCCACAGAGTCCGAGGACGAGGACCCGGCCTCGCCCGGCAG CGAGGGCCCGTCCAGAGACGTCCTTCTTCATCTGACCACCGGGCGGATCCACAACAAGAACGTCTCCACCCACCTGATCGGAAACATCAGCAAag GTTCAAAGGAGGAATCCTCCAAATGTGGGCTGTTTGCTCTCTGCACTCTGGATG GAACCTTGAAGCTGATGGACAGCTCGGAGCAGCTGCTTTGGTCGGTTCAGGTGGATCATCAGCTCtttgctctgcagaagctggaCGTCACC GGAGACGGCAGGGAGGAGGTGGTGGCGTGCGCGTGGGACGGTCAGACCTACATCATCGACCATAACAGAACCGTGGTGCGCTTCCAGTTCGAGGAGAACGTCAACGCTTTCTGTGCCG GTCAGTACACCTGTAAGGAGGGCAAGAACAGCCCCTGTCTGGTTTATGTGAGCTTCAATCAGAAGATCTACATCTACTGGAAGGTGGAGCTGGAGCGCATGGAGTCCACCAACCTGATCCGAGTTCTGGAGGAGACGGCCGACTTCAAGAACCACCTGAAGGCGCTCGGAGTCG